A DNA window from Deinococcus multiflagellatus contains the following coding sequences:
- a CDS encoding ankyrin repeat domain-containing protein, translated as MPTRLIHLAEHQQWDQVKHALALTRHSTEELTGALVKAVFFQNLEMTQLLLEAGANPNRSFDGAEFPPVSAAVEQAWQPGLQLLLAHGGDVNVRRFGGWTPLIHAVDVEADGAWQTGEPATLDLLRFLLEQGADPTLRDDNGECAADLARRYGWDEAVQLLSQEHLTDKP; from the coding sequence ATGCCGACCAGGCTCATCCACCTTGCAGAGCATCAGCAGTGGGATCAGGTCAAACACGCCCTTGCCCTCACACGGCATTCAACGGAAGAACTGACCGGCGCCCTGGTGAAGGCGGTATTCTTCCAGAACCTTGAAATGACCCAGTTGCTTCTCGAGGCAGGAGCGAATCCGAATCGCAGCTTCGATGGCGCTGAGTTTCCACCCGTTAGTGCTGCCGTTGAGCAAGCCTGGCAACCTGGACTCCAGCTGTTACTGGCACATGGCGGAGACGTCAACGTGCGAAGATTCGGCGGCTGGACGCCCTTAATCCATGCCGTTGATGTTGAGGCAGACGGCGCCTGGCAGACTGGTGAACCCGCCACACTCGATTTGTTGCGCTTCTTGTTGGAGCAGGGGGCAGATCCGACCTTACGAGATGACAATGGCGAGTGTGCAGCGGATCTGGCTCGGCGGTACGGGTGGGATGAAGCCGTGCAACTTTTGAGTCAAGAACACCTGACCGATAAACCCTGA
- a CDS encoding MBL fold metallo-hydrolase — protein sequence MSARHSAHPPIRLAQFGLVNTYLVPEADGLTLIDAGLPGLERRLPPLIARLGRPLRRVAITHAHADHAGSLDALAAAHPGLEVLLGEHDAPGLAALGVQTAPTRLLRAGDRVGSLVVLDTPGHSPGHVAYLDERDGTLYGGDTFVNVPGLHAASVLSAVFPLPTLGTHDPAGTTASARALLAVPAHFLATGHGPVVREPGPAMERAVAQAEEGRAPSRLSAQVAAFVGRLTGMTTGGAVAAKAGLAGRGG from the coding sequence ATGTCGGCACGCCACAGCGCCCACCCGCCCATCCGGCTGGCCCAGTTTGGGCTGGTCAACACCTACCTTGTTCCCGAAGCCGATGGCCTGACCCTGATTGACGCGGGCCTGCCCGGCCTGGAACGGCGTCTGCCCCCGCTGATTGCCCGCCTGGGCCGGCCGCTGCGCCGGGTGGCGATCACCCACGCGCATGCCGACCATGCGGGCAGCCTGGACGCCCTGGCGGCGGCGCACCCGGGGCTGGAGGTGCTGCTGGGCGAACACGACGCCCCAGGGCTGGCGGCGCTGGGGGTGCAGACCGCCCCCACCCGCCTGCTGCGCGCCGGGGACCGCGTGGGCTCCCTGGTGGTGCTGGACACCCCGGGCCACTCGCCGGGCCATGTGGCCTACCTGGATGAGCGCGACGGCACGCTGTACGGCGGCGACACCTTCGTGAACGTGCCAGGGCTGCATGCGGCCAGCGTGCTGAGCGCCGTGTTTCCGCTGCCCACCCTGGGCACCCACGACCCGGCCGGGACCACCGCCAGCGCCCGCGCGCTGCTGGCCGTGCCTGCCCACTTTCTGGCCACCGGGCACGGCCCCGTGGTGCGTGAACCGGGGCCCGCCATGGAGCGCGCCGTGGCCCAGGCCGAAGAGGGCCGCGCACCCAGTCGCCTGAGTGCGCAGGTGGCCGCCTTCGTGGGGCGCCTGACCGGCATGACCACCGGGGGCGCGGTGGCCGCCAAGGCCGGGCTGGCCGGGAGGGGCGGCTAG